The nucleotide window TTTCGGCCTTTTAAGGCATTTTCAAATGAAGGGACGTCTCACTCGTTCGAGTGATTTTGAGTGAGGGGTATCACTCGTTCAAGTGATTTAGGCCCTGATCCGTTGTTGGTTAATTCTCATCCTGATATCGCTCAGACTACATTGAGGAAGCTTAATGATGTGACAATTATTAATTAACCATGATGCACCGAATTCTTGCCCCACTATTCTTTGTGGTCTGTTTGCCTTTCGCCACACTAGGCCAAACTACCTTTACTGTAACCAATACCGATGATTCAGGAGCCGGCACTTTACGGCAGGCGATACTGGATGCCGAAGCCAATCCCGGAGCCGATATCATCGATCTAACTGGAATCACGGGTACCATTACACTTTCAACGGGATTACCCAATATTACCGAAGACCTGACCATCAATGGAGCGGGGAGTTCTTCCACGATCATCGATGGAAACAATCAAGTGCGGCCTTTCTTTATTGGGGGTATCCTTCAAAGTTCTACTGATGCACCCATGATAGCCATTGATGGATTAACAATCCAAAATGGGTATGCAGAAGGTGAAAGCCCCAATGGCAATGCCGGAGGAGGTGCTGGTATGGGCGGGGGTATGTTTGTCAATAATGGAAATGTAACGATGACGAATGTCCTGTTTTCGGGAAACTCAGTTTTAGGCGGAACAGGCGGAAATGATCGCTTTGGAGGCGGTGGTGTTGGTGGTGATGGTCCTTTTGAAAATTCAGGAGGTGTCGCCGCTGAATTACCACCAGGAGCTTTTATTGGAGGTACCGGAGGTTATGGCGCCGGTGGTGGTGGCGGAACTGGAAATTTTAATTTTGGAGGTGCAGACGGTGGCTCCGGAGGGTATGGAGCTGGCGGCGGCGGAGCTGGCGGCGGAAATGTCAACGGATTAGGAAACGGTGGTGCTGCAGGTGCCTTTGGAGGAAGTGGTGCTAACGCGATTAGTATTGCCCATGCTGGCGGTGGTGGTGGTGCCGGTTTAGGAGGTGCCTTGTACATAAGAAATGGTACGGTTGTTTTAGAGAACATCGCTTTCGAAAATAATACTGCAACAGGTGGTGCGGGCGGCGATGCCTCACCGGAACCTTCAGGAGGAACTGGACAAGGCCGAGGTGGTGGGGTCTTCAACGATACGGGTACAGTTACCATGACCTTCTTTACGTTTTCAGGTAACATAACTTCTACAGCGAGTCCAGATACACATGGCACCATTGCGTTTATTACAGACGTTGCAATTACTGCCGACCCTGCGGACCAGTTGAATATCAATGAAGGTACGGATGCGGCTTTTACGGTTACGACCACAGGTACGGTTGAGTCCTATCAATGGCAAGTGGATGATGGGAATGGTTTTTCAAATATTACTGATGATTCCAACTATTCGGGAGCTGAAACGGCTACTCTTGACCTTACCTGCGTGCCCAGGGCATTTCACAATTATCAGTACCGGGTACAAATAGGAGGGTCATTGAACGACGTGACTTCTCAGAGTGCAACGCTTACGGTGACGAATGCTGCAGATCTTGTCGCTACGATCGCTTCAACGGATTTGATACTCCAGTGCGACGGAGAATCGCTGACCTTTACATCCGAGCATCAAAATGTAAATACAATTCCGGCTTATCAATGGCTTTTGAATGGTGCTCCGGTGCAAGGTGAAACTTCAGATACTTTTACCGGAGCTGTTAATGAAGGGGATGAGATAACCCTTGAATTGACGGAATCTTCTTCCTGCTTCCCTAGGCCGGTGGCTACTTCAAATAGCCTTATTGTTCAACGTATAAAGGTAGATACCGTGGTAATTACAAACGTTCTTCCAGGCAGGACGGATGTAGGTTCTTTACCCTACCATCTTGCTCAAACTGTGAATCTACCTTGCAATGATATCATCACTGTGATGGATTTGAGGCAACTTCCTCAAGGGTCCATTATTTCGATGGATCAGGCACTTTTCACACAAAGCCCAGTGCATATCATCGGCAATGGTAGTGATGAAACCATTATCAGAACTACTACAAATGTATCCACTGCAATGCTTGGAAGATACCATAAGTTGGAAGGTTTCAAGCTGGAAAATACGAGTGGTTTCAACTTTAATGGCATCGATGTATTTGCGGATTCATTGGTCATGTATGATGTCATTATTTCTGATTTCAATTCGTCGAGTGATGAAGTGCTCAGGTACAGAAACTTTGATGTCGATAACAATCGAGGAAATTATTATGTGAATATAGACAGCATTCAACTTTTAGGCGGGCGTCAAATCGATATTGACGTTGAGGGAACCGATACGGAAATAACTGGGGCCATTAAAATTGCTAATTCTGTTTTCAAAAACGCGGTGCACCACAATATAGTGATAAATTTTCGTGAGTCTGATTTTCAGGAGATACTGATTCAGGGGAATTTATTTCAAGACAATGATCTGTCAACCATGCAGGTGTTCTTTAATGCAGGCGTTGCGGGCGGTACGGTTACCATTGAACAAAATTCTGTTATTAATCAATACAGGGAAGTGTTTGCCTTAGATTCGGAACCTGGGTTGGATATTGATGTTTCGATCCGTAACAACACATTCTCAGAAACTGGGGTCAGGGGTTTTGCTGACTTTGCTGGGGACTACCCCGTGGTAACATTGGACGGTGTTGATGTAGATATTATCAATAACACCATGGTAGGGGTGCAGGATGTGTTGTCCATCAGTACCGATAATCAGGTTGTTTTCGCCAATAACCTGGTTTTGGACGAAGTAAATGGCGTCAATATTTTTAGCAATGCAACACCGGATTATACAGGGTCTGGGAACAACATTGGTATTGACATTGGTGACAATAATGACCTGACCTCTACGACTTTGGAAGTTATACAGAGCTTGACATTGTCAGATCCCGGGGGCAACGGGCTATTGGTTTACGAACCCGTTGAATGTGGACCTGCCATTGGTCTGGCAAATGCTACCTACGCACCAATGAAAGATCAACTGGGTACTTTAAGATTATCACCATCTGACATTGGAGCGATCGAAGGTACGTTAAGTGTAAACGAATTCATTGTGGTGGTTGCTACTGATCCTTTTCCATTTCCCGGAGACATTGTATTTACGCCGACCGTAAGCCCTGAGGAGAACTCTCCCACAAGAACCTATACCTATGAGTGGTTTAAGAATACAGTCTCTAGTGCCACAACTGAATCTTTCAATGCCACAGGTTTGGTGGCAGGTGACGAGATCGAAGTGCGTGTCACCCCGAACAACGATTTTTGTTTAAGGCCGGGTGTTGCTATTGAAACGGTAACTATACGTGAGGCATTCAGCTTGCAAAATACTTCGGTAGCAGAAAATGTGGTAGTAGGAGGGGTCGTATCCTCGATCATCCCAGACGGTTCATTAAGTATGGGGGCCACCTTCAGTTTAGTTGCCGGGGCTGGAGATACGGACAATGCCTCTTTTACTGTCAGTGGAACTGATTTGTTACTTGCTTCAGGATTGGATTTTGAAACGGAGCCTTCGCTTTCAATCAGACTATCTGTATCAGATGGCGGCAACATGTTTGAACAGATCTTTCCGTTAACCATCACGGATGTAAATGATGTGCCGGTGTTCACGTCTGCACCAACTACTTTGCTGGACCGTGACAATGACTTTGATTACGATATTGCCGTAACGGATGATGAAGAATCATTCGTTACAGTAGAAGGGATTACGATCCCAGCATGGTTAGACTTCAACATTAATCCTCCTGCACCTGAAACGGTCCTTGTTACAACTGAACAGACGGGCTTACCACAGAATGCCAGAGACTTTGTCGTAGATGCTGCAGGCAATTTTTACTATACGGATCGGTTTGATGATGTCATTTATAAAATGGATGTGAATGGTGTACAAACTGTGATTGCCGATGCAAACAGTGCGGAACCTATTTTTAGCCCCGCAGGCATGGATATAGCTCCAGATGGGACCATTTATGTGGCGATATTCAGTGGAGGCCCAAATTTCGATGGAGGGATCTATACGATTGTCAATGATGTATTAACCTTTTTGGTGGAGGTTGAGGAGGTGCAGGAAGTTGCTGTCTCAAACGATAATGATTTATATGCCATCTCCAGATCAAAGCTATATAAGATAGAAAATGGAGTGGCAACCGTGGTGGCAGGTACTGCTAACAGGTCGGTTACAGATGGCCCTGTTGGCGTAGGACAAATTGCGAACCCTTCTGGAATGGATGTAGCTCCGGATGGTACGATTTGGTTCAGGGACGGAAGTACTGTACGATTTGTAACCGCAGACGGGACAATCACCTCCATTACACCAGATCCAACTACTTCAGATGTCACTTCTATACCATTCGGAGGAGATCTAAAGGTGGATGTATTGGGGGATGTTTATTTCAATAGTACCGCATTTATCCTTAAAATGACACCAGGTACTTCCTCCTGGGAGTATTTCATAGGCCTTAATGCAGGGGCCTCCGTGGATGGCGATCAGAATACAGCCCTTTGGGGACGGATGGAAGCGCTGTATTTTGACTCTGATGGTAATCTATGGACATTAGGTTCTTCTGCAAACACAAGTTCTATTCCTCAGGAAGTACGAAAAATTGTGATTCCCCCTTCTACTTATTCATTGAACGGAAATGCATCCATCGTTGGAGAATTTCCAGTATCACTTCGAGCAAGTGACGGGGCAACTACTACCGATCAGGACTTCACTATCGAGGTACTTGGCCCACTTCATTTCGAAGCAGATCCGGTAACAGCTGCAACAGAAGGAGCCCAATACATATACAATCCAAGCGCAATACACTCTCAGAGTACCGCTTTTACATATGGGTTCACTTTACCTGATTGGTTAGATACGTCTGTACCTCATACGGCCACATCCTTTTTGAACATAGCCAGTGGTGTACCAGGTGTCGCACCTTTGTCCAAGACCGATGCAACCGTGACCGATGAGGCGGTTTATACCATTCAGGGAAGCAGTATTTCTGTTATCAAGTATGATGGAACTCAAGTGTCAGACATTGATTTCTCAAGCCTGAATCCAATGCCAAGTTTCATTGGCCCGTTAATCACCTCGAATACTAACGGTGAGCTTTACTTCGCTTTGACCAACTCCAGCGACCAGGAGAAACTGTACAAAGTGAATCCGAATGCAGATCCCATAGTCTTCTCTGATTTAGGTACGTTCGATGGCATAAAAGATATTGATAGCCATGAAAATGGGGTGGTCATACTTGAGCGAAGGTTCAACAATAGTGTGTTAGTAGGAGATATCTCTATTGTAGATGACGCTGGAATGGTTACGTCGGTGATCAGTGGATCCGAAGCTGAATCAATTAACGTAGGTTTGGATGGTAAGATCTATTTCCTTGGGGGAAGCAATTTCCAACCTGATGACCATTCGGAGTTTATTGCGGACTTGGAGTTGAATGGAACATTCACCACGCGAACCATCTTTTCAGATGAAAGGGTATACAGCGTACAGGATTTGGTCGTGGATGCGTTTGGGAATGCTTATATTCTCTACGAGTCATTGGATCAAATGGCCAATATCTACGACAGTTACGGCTACCTTGGAAACAGTTCTTCGGTGAGTCTAGAACTTTTCACGGCCACAGATGATGTCAACACATTTGAGATCTCAGGGTTCACCCGATTTGGCTCAACCAATGATATTTTTTACATCACGAATGATGCCACTGCGGGTACATCTGACCTATTTGCCTATGCGGATAATCAGGTCATTTTTGGAATACCTGGCGCGACCGATGGTGGGCTGAACAATGTGACCATCACCCTTGATGATCAGAATGAGGTTGTTACTCAGACTTTTGACATAAACGTAAATTTCATCAATGACGCGCCTACAGGCCTGGAAATTAGTGGCAATTCCATCGATGAAAACAATCCTACGACAACTGCTTTACTAACTTTCAATACGCTGGATCCGGACGGAACGGGTGATACCTATACCTATACTTTAGTTTCGGGCATGGGAGATGCAAATAATGGTGAGTTTACGATCGTGGATGATGGCTTGTTGGCGACGATTTCTTATGATGCCGAATCCAATCCAGGTACCAAATCCATTCGGGTCCGGTCCATGGATGTCGCAGGTGAATTTGTGGAAGAGACTTTTGATATCACCATCAATGACATAAATGAAGCCCCAACAGCAATTGCTTTGTCCGGTGACATGGAAATTGACGAGAACCTGGACGCAGGAACCCTGCTTGGCATGCTTACAACCACTGACGAAGATGCCGGCGATGGCCACACCTATGCCCTGTCTGGTGTAGGCTCGGACTTGTTTCAGGTGGTAGGCGATGAATTGCAAACAGCTGCGGTATTGGACTTTGAAATGGCGACTAGCTATACGCTGACCGTCACAACCGAGGACGTGGGGCAATTGACCCATGATGAGGATTTCACCATTACCATCATTGATGATGCACCGACAGACATCACCTTGAGCAATAGTTCTGTTGATGAAGGTTTAATACCCGGTGCTTTAGTTGGTACCTTCATTACTACGGATTCCGATCCCAACAACACCTTCACATATTCATTTGTGAGTGGTATAAATTTCAATGCATTCTTCGAAATTGACGGGGATGTCCTCAAAACCAAAGCCCTATTCAATGCTAGTCAGTTCACTTCTGCAATCATTCGGGTCAAGACGACCGATGCGATTGGAGAATCCTTTGAGAAAGATCTGACCATTACTATCAATGACTTGACCAACAGCGCACCTCAGTTATTGAATGCACCAACTGGAACTGCCACACAAGGACAACTGTACACTTTCGCCCCTGGAGGGTTTGATTTTGATGGAGATAACATCACCTATTCCAAATCAGGGGCTGATTGGCTCATTCAGCAAGATCAACCTGCAATTGTTGAAGAATTTCTGGCACAAAATGGTACAAACAACCTGGAAATCGATGATAATGACAATTTGTATATGACCAT belongs to Cytophagales bacterium and includes:
- a CDS encoding cadherin domain-containing protein, coding for MMHRILAPLFFVVCLPFATLGQTTFTVTNTDDSGAGTLRQAILDAEANPGADIIDLTGITGTITLSTGLPNITEDLTINGAGSSSTIIDGNNQVRPFFIGGILQSSTDAPMIAIDGLTIQNGYAEGESPNGNAGGGAGMGGGMFVNNGNVTMTNVLFSGNSVLGGTGGNDRFGGGGVGGDGPFENSGGVAAELPPGAFIGGTGGYGAGGGGGTGNFNFGGADGGSGGYGAGGGGAGGGNVNGLGNGGAAGAFGGSGANAISIAHAGGGGGAGLGGALYIRNGTVVLENIAFENNTATGGAGGDASPEPSGGTGQGRGGGVFNDTGTVTMTFFTFSGNITSTASPDTHGTIAFITDVAITADPADQLNINEGTDAAFTVTTTGTVESYQWQVDDGNGFSNITDDSNYSGAETATLDLTCVPRAFHNYQYRVQIGGSLNDVTSQSATLTVTNAADLVATIASTDLILQCDGESLTFTSEHQNVNTIPAYQWLLNGAPVQGETSDTFTGAVNEGDEITLELTESSSCFPRPVATSNSLIVQRIKVDTVVITNVLPGRTDVGSLPYHLAQTVNLPCNDIITVMDLRQLPQGSIISMDQALFTQSPVHIIGNGSDETIIRTTTNVSTAMLGRYHKLEGFKLENTSGFNFNGIDVFADSLVMYDVIISDFNSSSDEVLRYRNFDVDNNRGNYYVNIDSIQLLGGRQIDIDVEGTDTEITGAIKIANSVFKNAVHHNIVINFRESDFQEILIQGNLFQDNDLSTMQVFFNAGVAGGTVTIEQNSVINQYREVFALDSEPGLDIDVSIRNNTFSETGVRGFADFAGDYPVVTLDGVDVDIINNTMVGVQDVLSISTDNQVVFANNLVLDEVNGVNIFSNATPDYTGSGNNIGIDIGDNNDLTSTTLEVIQSLTLSDPGGNGLLVYEPVECGPAIGLANATYAPMKDQLGTLRLSPSDIGAIEGTLSVNEFIVVVATDPFPFPGDIVFTPTVSPEENSPTRTYTYEWFKNTVSSATTESFNATGLVAGDEIEVRVTPNNDFCLRPGVAIETVTIREAFSLQNTSVAENVVVGGVVSSIIPDGSLSMGATFSLVAGAGDTDNASFTVSGTDLLLASGLDFETEPSLSIRLSVSDGGNMFEQIFPLTITDVNDVPVFTSAPTTLLDRDNDFDYDIAVTDDEESFVTVEGITIPAWLDFNINPPAPETVLVTTEQTGLPQNARDFVVDAAGNFYYTDRFDDVIYKMDVNGVQTVIADANSAEPIFSPAGMDIAPDGTIYVAIFSGGPNFDGGIYTIVNDVLTFLVEVEEVQEVAVSNDNDLYAISRSKLYKIENGVATVVAGTANRSVTDGPVGVGQIANPSGMDVAPDGTIWFRDGSTVRFVTADGTITSITPDPTTSDVTSIPFGGDLKVDVLGDVYFNSTAFILKMTPGTSSWEYFIGLNAGASVDGDQNTALWGRMEALYFDSDGNLWTLGSSANTSSIPQEVRKIVIPPSTYSLNGNASIVGEFPVSLRASDGATTTDQDFTIEVLGPLHFEADPVTAATEGAQYIYNPSAIHSQSTAFTYGFTLPDWLDTSVPHTATSFLNIASGVPGVAPLSKTDATVTDEAVYTIQGSSISVIKYDGTQVSDIDFSSLNPMPSFIGPLITSNTNGELYFALTNSSDQEKLYKVNPNADPIVFSDLGTFDGIKDIDSHENGVVILERRFNNSVLVGDISIVDDAGMVTSVISGSEAESINVGLDGKIYFLGGSNFQPDDHSEFIADLELNGTFTTRTIFSDERVYSVQDLVVDAFGNAYILYESLDQMANIYDSYGYLGNSSSVSLELFTATDDVNTFEISGFTRFGSTNDIFYITNDATAGTSDLFAYADNQVIFGIPGATDGGLNNVTITLDDQNEVVTQTFDINVNFINDAPTGLEISGNSIDENNPTTTALLTFNTLDPDGTGDTYTYTLVSGMGDANNGEFTIVDDGLLATISYDAESNPGTKSIRVRSMDVAGEFVEETFDITINDINEAPTAIALSGDMEIDENLDAGTLLGMLTTTDEDAGDGHTYALSGVGSDLFQVVGDELQTAAVLDFEMATSYTLTVTTEDVGQLTHDEDFTITIIDDAPTDITLSNSSVDEGLIPGALVGTFITTDSDPNNTFTYSFVSGINFNAFFEIDGDVLKTKALFNASQFTSAIIRVKTTDAIGESFEKDLTITINDLTNSAPQLLNAPTGTATQGQLYTFAPGGFDFDGDNITYSKSGADWLIQQDQPAIVEEFLAQNGTNNLEIDDNDNLYMTILGASGFATNLLKYDDDTETTSTLLTTDATSITFVDTDDNGVIYFSDNNFGGSSYQVKKMDNGTVTSVYSATGEVTAGGYHDDDYLVLVETQADGTKDIVRIGLDGSSKTTLEEEVGFVGVFNIGEDDLIHFSAGNEMSAIDIDGDAATAVTLALTTDNTNSPYLYFISDFVKYSSDQSYVLYVEADAAGTQRDVLVRVTPSGEEELWRGTVTYEASKIAANARSEVYFTRDADSDGVNAVAVYNAPFTFFYGTPEDADVGTSNFDLNLTDGELSNDYSFTIDVENVNDAPTSITLNANAVDENNSIGIVVATISSEDPDNDSGDNQTFTLVGGEGDTDNGSFEIVGSELKTLATFDHESGATKSIRIQATDDSNATFEQTLSIDIADLNESPTAIELSAASINENEAAGTVIGTLTTVDPDETNDNLVFEIIEGADNFQLSGLELQSSASFNFEANPSLTVKVRASDGVENSNTFFTIEETFTINVGDVSESPSDIALSNTTVAENAASGTVIGSLSAQDPDGANTNTFSLVENSEDNASFDISEGQLVTVDVFDFESQTSYTVDVAVNDGGGNTLTEKITIAITDVNEAPVFSSESSFTITENTTGVATVSAIDEDANATFTYSIVDGTDKDLFNLSGSELAFVSAPDFESADDVGGDNTYEVTVRVSDGTNDVDQALTVTITDENEAPVFNNDAAVSVEENSTTVATLSATDQDAGTTLAFSITGGTDQAVFSLSGSDLAFVSAPDFESPTDSDGDNQYEVSVQVSDGTNTADLNMTVAVTDLTTAPTFTSDSEISVVENTSDVITLVASTSEGGGTLTYSLVDGQDASSFDLDGAVLTFISAPDFEDPTDEDANNVYALTVRVSDGSSDVDQTLTISVTDENEAPVFNTVADVNVVENSTEVAVLSATDQDTDAVLTYSIVGGADQGLFSLSGSSLTFTSAPDFETPSDIDGDNHYEVDVQVSDGTNDVVLNMIVSVTDENEAPIISTASAQTIQENTAGPIILNATDPDGTATLTYSIVNGTDKDLFSLTGNELSFITAPDFENAADDGVDNDYEVTVFVFDDTHATELNLIVTVTDVNEAPVFNTSTEVSVEENTTIVTSLSATDPDVGATITYSISGGADQEAFALSESDLTFKLAPDFESPADADGDNNYEVEVQASDGTNNITLSMIVTVTDLTKVPVFTSDSEVSVLENTTEVVTLTVSSEEAVGTSTFSLVEGQDAELFELDGAELTFKSAADFETPDDADDNNVYLLTVRASDGTNEVDQAMSITVTNVNEAPTSFSITGGGTVDEGADVGTLVGTLTSTDEDATFTHVYSLPESETNFKISGNELLTNAVFDFDDQSSYDVTIIVTDEGGLTFSASPTITINELINNKPNSSIEINSVGDVVVGASAFPLSAITNPENATVVWSVLEGDATIDGSTLTPGTQPGLVVVKAVIEETDDFNASEDTESFNLVDPTLINPNVTITLPAESPANETVTIAVTFDAQGATTVTETDVVLSVESGPGEITGNELSFAGAGTVVVRASLAATDETNAVFATASIEVFNVYNISGRALADGDGFSNGIAYLVALDNVNETINVPLSAEGNFTFQNVREGEYFLGVGVPQTETTYLSTFLGDVSPILDQTAAPDILKLAADVSGLVINMQSKPAPAVELVDPETGGKIEFQAQGTTNGQSRFIMGRVEMGDPIPNTQVVLSTAEGEYIADGLTDENGFIIFEGLPTGDYRIGVEIPGVGRVETEIPVEEGEQADVTGLISEDGTVALEVEEVLNVGLDAEQALTIYPNPVVDELNLTIENDYRGELTFRVFDMNGRKVLGFIRTKQFQRMDLSERLDIPEGTYVILINGIDLNLQQRFIKR